In one window of Ovis aries strain OAR_USU_Benz2616 breed Rambouillet chromosome 3, ARS-UI_Ramb_v3.0, whole genome shotgun sequence DNA:
- the R3HDM2 gene encoding R3H domain-containing protein 2 isoform X1, translated as MSNSNTTQETLEIMKESEKKLVEESVNKNKFISKTPSKEEIEKESEDTSLRQETQRRTSNHGHARKRAKSNSKLKLVRSLAVCEESSAPFVDGPLETQDIIQLHISCPSDKEEEKSTKDVSEKEDKDKNKEKVPRRMLSRDSSQEYTDSTGIDLHEFLVNTLKKNPRDRMMLLKLEQEILDFINDNNNQFKKFPQMTSYHRMLLHRVAAYFGMDHNVDQTGKAVIINKTSNTRIPEQRFSEHIKDEKNTEFQQRFILKRDDASMDRDDNQIRVPLQDGRRSKSIEEREEEYQRVRERIFARETGQNGYLNDIRLSKEAFSSSSHKRRQIFRGNREGLSRTSSSRQSSTDSELKSLEPRPWSSTDSDGSVRSMRPPVTKASSFSGISILTRGDSIGSSKGGSAGRISRPGMALGAPEVCNQVTSSQSVRGLLPCTAQQQQQQQQLPALPPTPQQQPPLNNHMISQPVPALQPSPQPVQFSPGSCPQVLLPVSPPQQYNMADDLSNPFGQMSLSRQGSTEAADPSSALFQPPLISQHAQQTSFIMASTGQPLPTSNYSTSSHAPPTQQVLPPQGYMQPPQQIQVSYYSPGQYPSSSQQYRPLSHPVAYSPQRGQQLPQPSQQPGLQPMMPNQQQAAYQGMIGVQQPQNQGLLSNQRSGMGGQMQGLVVQYTPLPSYQVPVGNDSQNVVQPPFQQPMLVPASQSVQGALPAGGVPVYYSMIPPAQQNGTSPSVGFLQPPGSEQYQMPQSPSPCSPPQMPQQYSGVSPSGPGVVVMQLNVPNGPQPPQNPPMVQWSHCKYYSMDQRGQKPGDLYSPESSPQASTQMSSSPVTSPTQSPAPSPVTSLSSVCTGLSPLPVLTQFPRPGGPAQGDGRYSLLGQPLQYNLSICPPLLHGQSAYSVHQGQSGLKHGNRSKRQALKSASTDLGTTDVVLGRVLEVTDLPEGITRTEADKLFTQLAMSGAKIQWLKDAQGLPGGGGGDNGGTAENGRHSDLAALYTIVAVFPSPLAAQNASLRLNNSVSRFKLRVAKKNYDLRILERASSQ; from the exons tctaATTCCAAGCTGAAATTGGTGCGCAGCCTTGCAGTGTGTGAGGAATCCTCTGCTCCATTTGTTGACGGGCCACTAGAAACCCAG GATATAATTCAATTGCACATCAGCTGCCCCTCTgacaaggaggaagaaaagtCCACAAAGGATGTCTCTGAAAAGGAAGACAaggacaaaaacaaagaaaaggtcCCCAGGAGGATGCTGTCTAGAG ACTCCAGCCAAGAATATACGGACTCCACTGGAATAGACCTACATGAATTTCTTGTAAATACACTGAAAAAGAACCCAAG GGACAGAATGATGCTGCTAAAATTAGAACAGGAGATTCTGGACTTTATTAATGACAACAA CAACCAGTTCAAGAAGTTCCCTCAGATGACCTCATATCACCGGATGCTATTACACCGGGTAGCTGCCTATTTTGGGATGGACCACAATGTAGATCAAACTGGAAAAGCTGTCATCATCAACAAAACCAGTAACACAAGAAT CCCTGAACAGAGATTCTCAGAACATATAAAGGATGAGAAGAATACAGAATTTCAACAGAGATTCATTCTTAAGAGAGATGATGCCAGTATGGACCGAGATGATAACCAG ATCAGAGTTCCATTGCAGGATGGAAGGAGGAGCAAGTCaatagaagagagagaggaggaatatCAAAGGGTCCGAGAGAGAATATTTGCCCGAGAG ACTGGCCAGAACGGATATCTAAATGACATCAG ACTCTCCAAAGAAGCCTTTTCTTCTAGCTCTCACAAGAGAAGGCAGATTTTTAG GGGGAACCGTGAGGGGCTGAGCCGCACCTCAAGCAGCCGCCAGAGCAGCACAGACAGCGAACTCAAATCCCTGGAGCCACGGCCTTGGAGCAGCACAGACTCCGATGGCTCTGTCCGGAGCATGCGGCCCCCTGTCACCAAAGCCAGCAGCTTCAGTGGAATCTCCATCCTCACCCGGGGTGACAGCATCGGGAGCAGCAAAGGTGGCAGTGCAGGAAGGATCTCCAGGCCAG GTATGGCGCTAGGTGCCCCAGAAGTGTGCAACCAGGTCACCTCATCCCAGTCTGTCCGGGGCCTTCTCCCTTGTACTGcccaacaacagcagcagcagcagcaacttcctGCTCTCCCACCCACGCCTCAACAACAGCCACCCTTGAATAATCACATGATTTCACAG CCAGTCCCGGCTCTGCAGCCCTCTCCACAGCCTGTTCAGTTCTCTCCAGGCTCCTGTCCCCAAGTACTTCTGCCAGTCTCTCCGCCCCAGCAGTACAACATG GCAGATGATCTCAGCAACCCCTTTGGACAAATGAGCCTTAGTCGCCAAGGTTCTACTGAAGCAGCTGACCCATCCTCAGCTCTGTTCCAGCCCCCACTTATCTCCCAGCACGCTCAGCAGACTAGCTTCATCATGGCTTCTACAGGGCAGCCCCTCCCTACTTCCAACTATTCCACCTCGAGCCATGCACCACCTACTCAGCAAGTCCTGCCACCACAGGGCTACATGCAGCCCCCTCAACAG ATCCAGGTGTCTTACTATTCCCCTGGACAGTATCCCAGCTCCAGCCAGCAATACCGACCTCTGTCTCACCCGGTGGCCTACAGCCCCCAGCGTGGTCAGCAGCTGCCGCAGCCATCCCAGCAGCCTG GTTTACAGCCCATGATGCCTAACCAGCAGCAAGCGGCTTACCAAGGCATGATTGGGGTCCAGCAGCCACAGAACCAGGGCCTGCTCAGCAACCAGAGGAGCGGCATGGGGGGCCAGATGCAAGGCCTGGTGGTTCAGTACACTCCACTGCCTTCTTACCAA GTCCCAGTGGGTAATGACTCACAAAATGTGGTCCAGCCGCCTTTCCAGCAACCCATGCTGGTCCCTGCAAGCCAATCTGTGCAGGGGGCCCTCCCAGCAGGGGGTGTTCCAGTGTACTACAGCATGATCCCGCCAGCTCAGCAGAACGGTACAAG CCCTTCTGTGGGGTTTCTGCAGCCTCCTGGCTCTGAGCAGTACCAGATGCCTCAGTCTCCCTCTCCCTGCAGTCCACCACAGATGCCACAGCAGTACTCAG GAGTGTCACCTTCTGGACCGGGTGTGGTGGTCATGCAGCTGAATGTCCCTAATGGACCCCAGCCTCCCCAGAACCCGCCCATGGTCCAGTGGAGTCACTGTAAATATTACAGCATGGACCAGCGGGGTCAGAAGCCTGGAGACCTGTACAGTCCTGAGAGTAGCCCCCAG GCCAGCACACAGATGAGCAGCAGCCCTGTCACATCTCCTACTCAATCTCCAGCACCCTCTCCTGTCACCAGCCTCAGCAGCGTCTGCACAGGGCTCAGTCCCCTTCCTGTCCTCACACAGTTCCCCCGGCCTGGAGGTCCTGCACAGG GTGATGGTCGCTACTCCCTCTTGGGCCAGCCGTTACAGTACAATCTGTCCATCTGCCCTCCCCTGCTCCATGGCCAGTCAGCTTACTCGGTGCACCAG GGACAGAGCGGATTGAAGCATGGAAACCGGAGCAAGAGACAAGCACTCAAATCTGCCTCCACTGACCTGGGGACAACAGACGTTG tTCTGGGACGGGTACTGGAGGTGACAGATCTCCCGGAGGGCATCACCCGTACCGAGGCAGACAAACTCTTCACTCAGCTTGCCATGTCCGGCGCCAAGATCCAGTGGCTCAAGGATGCTCAGGGGctgcctggtgggggtgggggggacaacGGTGGGACTGCTGAGAACGGCCGCCACTCGGACCTCGCTGCCTTGTACACCATCGTGGCTGTGTTCCCCAGCCCCCTGGCTGCTCAGAATGCCTCCCTTCGCCTCAACAACTCCGTGAGTCGCTTCAAACTTCGAGTGGCCAAAAAGAACTATGACCTGAGGATCCTGGAGCGAGCCAGCTCCCAAtaa
- the R3HDM2 gene encoding R3H domain-containing protein 2 isoform X4, producing MSNSNTTQETLEIMKESEKKLVEESVNKNKFISKTPSKEEIEKESEDTSLRQETQRRTSNHGHARKRAKSNSKLKLVRSLAVCEESSAPFVDGPLETQDIIQLHISCPSDKEEEKSTKDVSEKEDKDKNKEKVPRRMLSRDSSQEYTDSTGIDLHEFLVNTLKKNPRDRMMLLKLEQEILDFINDNNNQFKKFPQMTSYHRMLLHRVAAYFGMDHNVDQTGKAVIINKTSNTRIPEQRFSEHIKDEKNTEFQQRFILKRDDASMDRDDNQTGQNGYLNDIRLSKEAFSSSSHKRRQIFRGNREGLSRTSSSRQSSTDSELKSLEPRPWSSTDSDGSVRSMRPPVTKASSFSGISILTRGDSIGSSKGGSAGRISRPGMALGAPEVCNQVTSSQSVRGLLPCTAQQQQQQQQLPALPPTPQQQPPLNNHMISQPVPALQPSPQPVQFSPGSCPQVLLPVSPPQQYNMADDLSNPFGQMSLSRQGSTEAADPSSALFQPPLISQHAQQTSFIMASTGQPLPTSNYSTSSHAPPTQQVLPPQGYMQPPQQIQVSYYSPGQYPSSSQQYRPLSHPVAYSPQRGQQLPQPSQQPGLQPMMPNQQQAAYQGMIGVQQPQNQGLLSNQRSGMGGQMQGLVVQYTPLPSYQVPVGNDSQNVVQPPFQQPMLVPASQSVQGALPAGGVPVYYSMIPPAQQNGTSPSVGFLQPPGSEQYQMPQSPSPCSPPQMPQQYSGVSPSGPGVVVMQLNVPNGPQPPQNPPMVQWSHCKYYSMDQRGQKPGDLYSPESSPQASTQMSSSPVTSPTQSPAPSPVTSLSSVCTGLSPLPVLTQFPRPGGPAQGDGRYSLLGQPLQYNLSICPPLLHGQSAYSVHQGQSGLKHGNRSKRQALKSASTDLGTTDVVLGRVLEVTDLPEGITRTEADKLFTQLAMSGAKIQWLKDAQGLPGGGGGDNGGTAENGRHSDLAALYTIVAVFPSPLAAQNASLRLNNSVSRFKLRVAKKNYDLRILERASSQ from the exons tctaATTCCAAGCTGAAATTGGTGCGCAGCCTTGCAGTGTGTGAGGAATCCTCTGCTCCATTTGTTGACGGGCCACTAGAAACCCAG GATATAATTCAATTGCACATCAGCTGCCCCTCTgacaaggaggaagaaaagtCCACAAAGGATGTCTCTGAAAAGGAAGACAaggacaaaaacaaagaaaaggtcCCCAGGAGGATGCTGTCTAGAG ACTCCAGCCAAGAATATACGGACTCCACTGGAATAGACCTACATGAATTTCTTGTAAATACACTGAAAAAGAACCCAAG GGACAGAATGATGCTGCTAAAATTAGAACAGGAGATTCTGGACTTTATTAATGACAACAA CAACCAGTTCAAGAAGTTCCCTCAGATGACCTCATATCACCGGATGCTATTACACCGGGTAGCTGCCTATTTTGGGATGGACCACAATGTAGATCAAACTGGAAAAGCTGTCATCATCAACAAAACCAGTAACACAAGAAT CCCTGAACAGAGATTCTCAGAACATATAAAGGATGAGAAGAATACAGAATTTCAACAGAGATTCATTCTTAAGAGAGATGATGCCAGTATGGACCGAGATGATAACCAG ACTGGCCAGAACGGATATCTAAATGACATCAG ACTCTCCAAAGAAGCCTTTTCTTCTAGCTCTCACAAGAGAAGGCAGATTTTTAG GGGGAACCGTGAGGGGCTGAGCCGCACCTCAAGCAGCCGCCAGAGCAGCACAGACAGCGAACTCAAATCCCTGGAGCCACGGCCTTGGAGCAGCACAGACTCCGATGGCTCTGTCCGGAGCATGCGGCCCCCTGTCACCAAAGCCAGCAGCTTCAGTGGAATCTCCATCCTCACCCGGGGTGACAGCATCGGGAGCAGCAAAGGTGGCAGTGCAGGAAGGATCTCCAGGCCAG GTATGGCGCTAGGTGCCCCAGAAGTGTGCAACCAGGTCACCTCATCCCAGTCTGTCCGGGGCCTTCTCCCTTGTACTGcccaacaacagcagcagcagcagcaacttcctGCTCTCCCACCCACGCCTCAACAACAGCCACCCTTGAATAATCACATGATTTCACAG CCAGTCCCGGCTCTGCAGCCCTCTCCACAGCCTGTTCAGTTCTCTCCAGGCTCCTGTCCCCAAGTACTTCTGCCAGTCTCTCCGCCCCAGCAGTACAACATG GCAGATGATCTCAGCAACCCCTTTGGACAAATGAGCCTTAGTCGCCAAGGTTCTACTGAAGCAGCTGACCCATCCTCAGCTCTGTTCCAGCCCCCACTTATCTCCCAGCACGCTCAGCAGACTAGCTTCATCATGGCTTCTACAGGGCAGCCCCTCCCTACTTCCAACTATTCCACCTCGAGCCATGCACCACCTACTCAGCAAGTCCTGCCACCACAGGGCTACATGCAGCCCCCTCAACAG ATCCAGGTGTCTTACTATTCCCCTGGACAGTATCCCAGCTCCAGCCAGCAATACCGACCTCTGTCTCACCCGGTGGCCTACAGCCCCCAGCGTGGTCAGCAGCTGCCGCAGCCATCCCAGCAGCCTG GTTTACAGCCCATGATGCCTAACCAGCAGCAAGCGGCTTACCAAGGCATGATTGGGGTCCAGCAGCCACAGAACCAGGGCCTGCTCAGCAACCAGAGGAGCGGCATGGGGGGCCAGATGCAAGGCCTGGTGGTTCAGTACACTCCACTGCCTTCTTACCAA GTCCCAGTGGGTAATGACTCACAAAATGTGGTCCAGCCGCCTTTCCAGCAACCCATGCTGGTCCCTGCAAGCCAATCTGTGCAGGGGGCCCTCCCAGCAGGGGGTGTTCCAGTGTACTACAGCATGATCCCGCCAGCTCAGCAGAACGGTACAAG CCCTTCTGTGGGGTTTCTGCAGCCTCCTGGCTCTGAGCAGTACCAGATGCCTCAGTCTCCCTCTCCCTGCAGTCCACCACAGATGCCACAGCAGTACTCAG GAGTGTCACCTTCTGGACCGGGTGTGGTGGTCATGCAGCTGAATGTCCCTAATGGACCCCAGCCTCCCCAGAACCCGCCCATGGTCCAGTGGAGTCACTGTAAATATTACAGCATGGACCAGCGGGGTCAGAAGCCTGGAGACCTGTACAGTCCTGAGAGTAGCCCCCAG GCCAGCACACAGATGAGCAGCAGCCCTGTCACATCTCCTACTCAATCTCCAGCACCCTCTCCTGTCACCAGCCTCAGCAGCGTCTGCACAGGGCTCAGTCCCCTTCCTGTCCTCACACAGTTCCCCCGGCCTGGAGGTCCTGCACAGG GTGATGGTCGCTACTCCCTCTTGGGCCAGCCGTTACAGTACAATCTGTCCATCTGCCCTCCCCTGCTCCATGGCCAGTCAGCTTACTCGGTGCACCAG GGACAGAGCGGATTGAAGCATGGAAACCGGAGCAAGAGACAAGCACTCAAATCTGCCTCCACTGACCTGGGGACAACAGACGTTG tTCTGGGACGGGTACTGGAGGTGACAGATCTCCCGGAGGGCATCACCCGTACCGAGGCAGACAAACTCTTCACTCAGCTTGCCATGTCCGGCGCCAAGATCCAGTGGCTCAAGGATGCTCAGGGGctgcctggtgggggtgggggggacaacGGTGGGACTGCTGAGAACGGCCGCCACTCGGACCTCGCTGCCTTGTACACCATCGTGGCTGTGTTCCCCAGCCCCCTGGCTGCTCAGAATGCCTCCCTTCGCCTCAACAACTCCGTGAGTCGCTTCAAACTTCGAGTGGCCAAAAAGAACTATGACCTGAGGATCCTGGAGCGAGCCAGCTCCCAAtaa
- the R3HDM2 gene encoding R3H domain-containing protein 2 isoform X9 — protein MSNSNTTQETLEIMKESEKKLVEESVNKNKFISKTPSKEEIEKESEDTSLRQETQRRTSNHGHARKRAKSNSKLKLVRSLAVCEESSAPFVDGPLETQDIIQLHISCPSDKEEEKSTKDVSEKEDKDKNKEKVPRRMLSRDSSQEYTDSTGIDLHEFLVNTLKKNPRDRMMLLKLEQEILDFINDNNNQFKKFPQMTSYHRMLLHRVAAYFGMDHNVDQTGKAVIINKTSNTRIPEQRFSEHIKDEKNTEFQQRFILKRDDASMDRDDNQTGQNGYLNDIRLSKEAFSSSSHKRRQIFRGNREGLSRTSSSRQSSTDSELKSLEPRPWSSTDSDGSVRSMRPPVTKASSFSGISILTRGDSIGSSKGGSAGRISRPGMALGAPEVCNQVTSSQSVRGLLPCTAQQQQQQQQLPALPPTPQQQPPLNNHMISQADDLSNPFGQMSLSRQGSTEAADPSSALFQPPLISQHAQQTSFIMASTGQPLPTSNYSTSSHAPPTQQVLPPQGYMQPPQQIQVSYYSPGQYPSSSQQYRPLSHPVAYSPQRGQQLPQPSQQPGLQPMMPNQQQAAYQGMIGVQQPQNQGLLSNQRSGMGGQMQGLVVQYTPLPSYQVPVGNDSQNVVQPPFQQPMLVPASQSVQGALPAGGVPVYYSMIPPAQQNGTSPSVGFLQPPGSEQYQMPQSPSPCSPPQMPQQYSGVSPSGPGVVVMQLNVPNGPQPPQNPPMVQWSHCKYYSMDQRGQKPGDLYSPESSPQASTQMSSSPVTSPTQSPAPSPVTSLSSVCTGLSPLPVLTQFPRPGGPAQGDGRYSLLGQPLQYNLSICPPLLHGQSAYSVHQGQSGLKHGNRSKRQALKSASTDLGTTDVVLGRVLEVTDLPEGITRTEADKLFTQLAMSGAKIQWLKDAQGLPGGGGGDNGGTAENGRHSDLAALYTIVAVFPSPLAAQNASLRLNNSVSRFKLRVAKKNYDLRILERASSQ, from the exons tctaATTCCAAGCTGAAATTGGTGCGCAGCCTTGCAGTGTGTGAGGAATCCTCTGCTCCATTTGTTGACGGGCCACTAGAAACCCAG GATATAATTCAATTGCACATCAGCTGCCCCTCTgacaaggaggaagaaaagtCCACAAAGGATGTCTCTGAAAAGGAAGACAaggacaaaaacaaagaaaaggtcCCCAGGAGGATGCTGTCTAGAG ACTCCAGCCAAGAATATACGGACTCCACTGGAATAGACCTACATGAATTTCTTGTAAATACACTGAAAAAGAACCCAAG GGACAGAATGATGCTGCTAAAATTAGAACAGGAGATTCTGGACTTTATTAATGACAACAA CAACCAGTTCAAGAAGTTCCCTCAGATGACCTCATATCACCGGATGCTATTACACCGGGTAGCTGCCTATTTTGGGATGGACCACAATGTAGATCAAACTGGAAAAGCTGTCATCATCAACAAAACCAGTAACACAAGAAT CCCTGAACAGAGATTCTCAGAACATATAAAGGATGAGAAGAATACAGAATTTCAACAGAGATTCATTCTTAAGAGAGATGATGCCAGTATGGACCGAGATGATAACCAG ACTGGCCAGAACGGATATCTAAATGACATCAG ACTCTCCAAAGAAGCCTTTTCTTCTAGCTCTCACAAGAGAAGGCAGATTTTTAG GGGGAACCGTGAGGGGCTGAGCCGCACCTCAAGCAGCCGCCAGAGCAGCACAGACAGCGAACTCAAATCCCTGGAGCCACGGCCTTGGAGCAGCACAGACTCCGATGGCTCTGTCCGGAGCATGCGGCCCCCTGTCACCAAAGCCAGCAGCTTCAGTGGAATCTCCATCCTCACCCGGGGTGACAGCATCGGGAGCAGCAAAGGTGGCAGTGCAGGAAGGATCTCCAGGCCAG GTATGGCGCTAGGTGCCCCAGAAGTGTGCAACCAGGTCACCTCATCCCAGTCTGTCCGGGGCCTTCTCCCTTGTACTGcccaacaacagcagcagcagcagcaacttcctGCTCTCCCACCCACGCCTCAACAACAGCCACCCTTGAATAATCACATGATTTCACAG GCAGATGATCTCAGCAACCCCTTTGGACAAATGAGCCTTAGTCGCCAAGGTTCTACTGAAGCAGCTGACCCATCCTCAGCTCTGTTCCAGCCCCCACTTATCTCCCAGCACGCTCAGCAGACTAGCTTCATCATGGCTTCTACAGGGCAGCCCCTCCCTACTTCCAACTATTCCACCTCGAGCCATGCACCACCTACTCAGCAAGTCCTGCCACCACAGGGCTACATGCAGCCCCCTCAACAG ATCCAGGTGTCTTACTATTCCCCTGGACAGTATCCCAGCTCCAGCCAGCAATACCGACCTCTGTCTCACCCGGTGGCCTACAGCCCCCAGCGTGGTCAGCAGCTGCCGCAGCCATCCCAGCAGCCTG GTTTACAGCCCATGATGCCTAACCAGCAGCAAGCGGCTTACCAAGGCATGATTGGGGTCCAGCAGCCACAGAACCAGGGCCTGCTCAGCAACCAGAGGAGCGGCATGGGGGGCCAGATGCAAGGCCTGGTGGTTCAGTACACTCCACTGCCTTCTTACCAA GTCCCAGTGGGTAATGACTCACAAAATGTGGTCCAGCCGCCTTTCCAGCAACCCATGCTGGTCCCTGCAAGCCAATCTGTGCAGGGGGCCCTCCCAGCAGGGGGTGTTCCAGTGTACTACAGCATGATCCCGCCAGCTCAGCAGAACGGTACAAG CCCTTCTGTGGGGTTTCTGCAGCCTCCTGGCTCTGAGCAGTACCAGATGCCTCAGTCTCCCTCTCCCTGCAGTCCACCACAGATGCCACAGCAGTACTCAG GAGTGTCACCTTCTGGACCGGGTGTGGTGGTCATGCAGCTGAATGTCCCTAATGGACCCCAGCCTCCCCAGAACCCGCCCATGGTCCAGTGGAGTCACTGTAAATATTACAGCATGGACCAGCGGGGTCAGAAGCCTGGAGACCTGTACAGTCCTGAGAGTAGCCCCCAG GCCAGCACACAGATGAGCAGCAGCCCTGTCACATCTCCTACTCAATCTCCAGCACCCTCTCCTGTCACCAGCCTCAGCAGCGTCTGCACAGGGCTCAGTCCCCTTCCTGTCCTCACACAGTTCCCCCGGCCTGGAGGTCCTGCACAGG GTGATGGTCGCTACTCCCTCTTGGGCCAGCCGTTACAGTACAATCTGTCCATCTGCCCTCCCCTGCTCCATGGCCAGTCAGCTTACTCGGTGCACCAG GGACAGAGCGGATTGAAGCATGGAAACCGGAGCAAGAGACAAGCACTCAAATCTGCCTCCACTGACCTGGGGACAACAGACGTTG tTCTGGGACGGGTACTGGAGGTGACAGATCTCCCGGAGGGCATCACCCGTACCGAGGCAGACAAACTCTTCACTCAGCTTGCCATGTCCGGCGCCAAGATCCAGTGGCTCAAGGATGCTCAGGGGctgcctggtgggggtgggggggacaacGGTGGGACTGCTGAGAACGGCCGCCACTCGGACCTCGCTGCCTTGTACACCATCGTGGCTGTGTTCCCCAGCCCCCTGGCTGCTCAGAATGCCTCCCTTCGCCTCAACAACTCCGTGAGTCGCTTCAAACTTCGAGTGGCCAAAAAGAACTATGACCTGAGGATCCTGGAGCGAGCCAGCTCCCAAtaa